In Nitrospirota bacterium, the genomic window GAGTCCAACATATTTATACCAAAGTGAAGTAGAGCCTGCTTCTATTGCAAGCCTCACTTCAATCTGAGGAGGAAGGACCTGAGCCTTATATACCTCATCCTGTTTTTCAAATAGCTCAAGGCTTGCCATATTAACCACTCTGACTTTGATGCCATCGGCTTTAAGGATGTTTGCGGCAGAAAGCGTAAGGGAAACCTCAGAGCCTGATGCAATTAAAATAATATCAGGAGCCTCCTCTGAATCGGAGATAACATAAGCGCCCTTCCGAAGACCCTTTTCAGATGCATAAAGGCTTCTGTCTATGACAGGTAATGCCTGCCTTGAAAGTATTAGGGCAGTAGGCCCTGTTTTATTTTCGAGTGCTATCTTCCATGCCTCTACTGTTTCATTTGCATCAGCAGGCCTGATGACAGTCATATTTGGAATCGTTCTTAAGCTTGAAAGATGCTCGATTGGCTGGTGTGTAGGACCGTCTTCGCCAAGACCAATAGAGTCATGTGTCAGAACATATATCACCTGAAGAGACATAAGGCTCGCAAGTCTTACAGAGGGCTTCATATAATCCAGAAACACAAGGAAAGTTCCTCCATAAGGAATAAGCATCCTACTTAAGCTTATCCCATTTAAGACTGCACCCATTGCATGCTCTCTTACTCCAAAATGCAGGTTTCTGCCTGCTGATTTAGAGGAAAAATCAGGGTATCCTTTTAGATAGGTATTGTTTGAAGGTGCAAGGTCAGCAGAGCCTCCAATCAGCTCAGGGAGATTGCCTGAGATAGCATTTAACACCTTACCCGATGCACTTCTCGTAGCAAGAGGACCATCGGATGGCTTAAATGAAGGAAGAGATTGAGCCCATGCCTCAGGCAATCTGCCTCTAATAAGGTTATCCCATTTCCGTGCCAATTCAGGGTATTTCTTTCTGTAGCTTTTAAAAAGCCCTTTCCATTTTCTTTCATGGCTTTGACCTTTTTGTATGGACTTCCTCATGTGCCTGAGAACCTCTCTGGGGATATAGAAGTCCTTTTGAGGAAAACCAAGGCACTGTTTCATGGTTTTTATCTCATCTACGCCAAGTGGTGCTCCATGAACTTCAGGAGTGTCCTGTTTTGTTGGACAGCCATAGCCGATGTGAGTTCTAACTATAATCAAGGATGGTCTTTTCTTTTCATTTCTTGCTTTCTTAAGAGATGCCCCGATTGCCAAAAGGTCATATCCATCGGTTTTTTCCACATGCCAGCCGTATGCCTGAAACCTTTTCTTGACATCCTCTGTGAATGTAAGGTCAGTTGAGCCCTCTATGGTTATCTTATTGTCAGAGTAAAGGTAGATAATATTACCGAGTCTCAAGTGTCCTGCTAAGGATGCGG contains:
- the tkt gene encoding transketolase; protein product: MTEIDKLSINTISLLSVDAVEKAKSGHPGMPMGDSAMAYVVWMKCLRHNPKNPKWQNRDRFILSAGHGSMLLYSLLHLTGYPISLEDIKSFRQWNSNTPGHPEYCLQHGIETTTGPLGQGFATGVGMAIAQRYLSEMFNRTGFPIVDYYIYGILSDGDMMEGISSEAASLAGHLRLGNIIYLYSDNKITIEGSTDLTFTEDVKKRFQAYGWHVEKTDGYDLLAIGASLKKARNEKKRPSLIIVRTHIGYGCPTKQDTPEVHGAPLGVDEIKTMKQCLGFPQKDFYIPREVLRHMRKSIQKGQSHERKWKGLFKSYRKKYPELARKWDNLIRGRLPEAWAQSLPSFKPSDGPLATRSASGKVLNAISGNLPELIGGSADLAPSNNTYLKGYPDFSSKSAGRNLHFGVREHAMGAVLNGISLSRMLIPYGGTFLVFLDYMKPSVRLASLMSLQVIYVLTHDSIGLGEDGPTHQPIEHLSSLRTIPNMTVIRPADANETVEAWKIALENKTGPTALILSRQALPVIDRSLYASEKGLRKGAYVISDSEEAPDIILIASGSEVSLTLSAANILKADGIKVRVVNMASLELFEKQDEVYKAQVLPPQIEVRLAIEAGSTSLWYKYVGLKGAVIGIDRFGASAPAKVLFEKFGFTVENIVEHARRLLKAIVQ